The nucleotide sequence GCGCGCCGGGCTTCCGGCCCGAAATAGTGGGCTATCGGCCGCCGCGCGACATATGGGTGCACGTGTCGGGCATCGACCTGGTGCGCCACACCGACGGCCGTTACTACGTGCTGGAAGACAACTGCCGCGTGCCGTCAGGGGTGTCCTATGTCTTGGAAGCCCGGATGGTCCTCAAGCGGGTCTTCCCCCAGGTCTTCAGCAAGGCGCGGGTGCGTCCGGTGGACCAGTACACGCAGCAGTTGCTCGACACCCTGCGCTACGTGTCGCCGCGCCAGAGCGACCAGCCCAACGTCGTCGTGTGGACGCCCGGGATCTACAATTCGGCGTACCACGAGCATACGTTCCTGGCGCTGCAGATGGGGGTCGAACTGGTCGAGGGCCAGGACATGGTGGTCGAGAACGACCGGGTGTACATGCGCACCACGCACGGCCTCAAGCAGGTGGACGTCATCTACCGGCGCATCGACGACGACTTCATCGATCCGCGCTGCTTCCGGGCCGACTCCATGCTCGGGGTTCCCGGCCTGGTCCAGGCGTGCCTGAAAGGCAACGTGGCCCTGGCCAACGCGGTCGGCACCGGCGTCGTGGACGACAAGGCCGTCTACACCTACGTGCCGGACATGATCCGCTTCTACCTCGCCGAGGAGCCGATCCTGCAAAACGTCCCGACCTACCGCTGCCGCGACGAGGCGGATCGGGCGTACGTCGTGGAGCACCTGGAGGATCTGGTGGTCAAGGCGGTCGGCGCCTCTGGCGGCTATGGCATGCTGGTCGGCCCGCACGCCGCCTCGGGGGAGCGCGCGGAGTTCCGGGAGCGCATCCTGGCGGATCCGCGCAACTACGTCGCGCAGCCCACGCTGGGGCTGTCCGTGCACCCCACCTGGCAGGAAGGGCGCTTCTTCGGTCGGCACATCGACCTGCGGCCCTACATCCTGTACGGGCGCGACATCACCCTCACGGCCGGCGGCCTCACGCGGGTGGCGCTGCGCCCGGGATCGCTCGTCGTCAACTCGAGCCAGGGGGGCGGCAGCAAGGACACCTGGGTGCTGTACGGCGACGACGCGGCGGGAGTCGCCTGATGCTTTCCCGGGTCGCCGAGACGTTCTACCAGGTCGGCCAGAACCTCGAGCGCGCCGAGTACACGGCCCGCGTGGCCGACGTGAACTATCAGCTCATGCTCGAGGATCCCGGAACCCTCGAGGAGGAGCACTGGCGGCCGGTCATCGAGAATACCGGCGAGATCGCCCGGTACCTGGAGCGGCGGTCGGCGCTCACCACCCGCAGTGCCCTCGAGTTCCTGTGCCTGGACGTCTCGAACCCCACCAGCGTGGTCGGCGCGGTGACCGCGGCCCGCGAGGCGGCGCGGACCATCCAGGACCAGATCTCGTCCGAGCTGTGGCACCACGTCAACCGGTTCTACCTGGAAGTCCAGCCGGTCGGTATCGCGCAGCTCGAGAGCGAGCCGCATGTCTGGCTAAGCCGGGCCCGCGACACCTGCTACCTCCTGGCGGGCGTCATCCACCACACGATGCTGCACACCGAAGGGTTGCAGTTCTTCCGCGTGGGCAAGTTCCTCGAGCGCGCCCTGCAGACCGAGAAGCTCCTGACCCTCCTGGGCATCCGGTCGGGCACCGAGGAGGGCGAGCTGGCGACCTATTACCGGTGCCTGGCGACCCTGAAGTCGGCCTCGGGTTACGAGGCGTTCCGCAAGGCGATGGGGCACGCGGTCGAACCCGAGCGGGTCGCCGAGTTCCTGCTGCTGGAACGCGATTTCCCGCGGTCGGTGCGGTTCTGCCTGGAGGAGGTCGCCATCAGCCTGGCGCTGGTCGCCCGGGGCGACCGGGATGCCGCCGTGGAGCTCGCGCGCCGCGACATCCCGCTGCCGGATCGCCTGGTGGGTCGCCTCAAGGCCGAACTCGAGTTCACGGACATGTCCGAGATCCTCTCGCACGGGCTGCCCTATGTGCTGCGCGATCTGCTCAACCGCACCCGCTCGGTCGGCCACGCCGTGGCCCGCACCTACTTCAACGCCCCGACCGAGGTGGCTCCCGGCGGCATGATCCTGATCCCGCGCAGCCGCGGCGAGGTGCGCACGGTGACGCGGGCGCTACGCATTCGGCAGCGCATGCTGTCGCGCTACTCGGCGCCGGTCAAGGACGTCGTGACGTTGCTGCGCGTCACGCCCTGGGAGCGCCACGGGCTGCAGAAAGTGGTCGACGAGGAGTGGTCGATCGACCCGCCGGGCAAGATCCGGAGCT is from Candidatus Tanganyikabacteria bacterium and encodes:
- a CDS encoding circularly permuted type 2 ATP-grasp protein, with the translated sequence PDSEWGPIEDGLRQRIRALNLFLGDVYGEQRILREGVVPRDLVLGAPGFRPEIVGYRPPRDIWVHVSGIDLVRHTDGRYYVLEDNCRVPSGVSYVLEARMVLKRVFPQVFSKARVRPVDQYTQQLLDTLRYVSPRQSDQPNVVVWTPGIYNSAYHEHTFLALQMGVELVEGQDMVVENDRVYMRTTHGLKQVDVIYRRIDDDFIDPRCFRADSMLGVPGLVQACLKGNVALANAVGTGVVDDKAVYTYVPDMIRFYLAEEPILQNVPTYRCRDEADRAYVVEHLEDLVVKAVGASGGYGMLVGPHAASGERAEFRERILADPRNYVAQPTLGLSVHPTWQEGRFFGRHIDLRPYILYGRDITLTAGGLTRVALRPGSLVVNSSQGGGSKDTWVLYGDDAAGVA
- a CDS encoding alpha-E domain-containing protein, giving the protein MLSRVAETFYQVGQNLERAEYTARVADVNYQLMLEDPGTLEEEHWRPVIENTGEIARYLERRSALTTRSALEFLCLDVSNPTSVVGAVTAAREAARTIQDQISSELWHHVNRFYLEVQPVGIAQLESEPHVWLSRARDTCYLLAGVIHHTMLHTEGLQFFRVGKFLERALQTEKLLTLLGIRSGTEEGELATYYRCLATLKSASGYEAFRKAMGHAVEPERVAEFLLLERDFPRSVRFCLEEVAISLALVARGDRDAAVELARRDIPLPDRLVGRLKAELEFTDMSEILSHGLPYVLRDLLNRTRSVGHAVARTYFNAPTEVAPGGMILIPRSRGEVRTVTRALRIRQRMLSRYSAPVKDVVTLLRVTPWERHGLQKVVDEEWSIDPPGKIRSYRDPLGNHVWAVEHPRVEEQIAYEVEMLVENTSLLDEDGRPLPPPLDPPGDAEKALYLELTSLVDADERITGVARQLRQKHPDLEQLVAAIADWVTDRMHKGPGKTQWDTPATRALAGGYGVCQDYAQIMLALCRSAGIPARYVSGYVPAEGQMHAWVQVLLPDPETGRERWIAFDPLHAARPTETYVTVAYGRDFNDITPISGRFNHVRDLARHSLDVRVTAEVLVGFDPNRLATAAAAGAQAQQQ